A DNA window from Bacteroides cellulosilyticus contains the following coding sequences:
- the dnaB gene encoding replicative DNA helicase has product MAEILNPHDADLEEVVLGACLLETAAMALVADKLRAEMFYEQNNCEIFSALLAMYHTGRSIDIITVKNELAARGKLEAVGGPFRLTQLTSRVASSAHLEQHAAILRGMYVRREAIIGMHRLLAAASDETIDISDTLVELHNLADHLEGEAAFADYLRDMDRLMLDTLKLMDARVANNLNGVTGIPTGLAELDRLTAGWQPGELVIIAARPSVGKTAFGLHLALTAGLAGRHVVVYSLEMQGEQLGDRWITAAAADINASHMRTGLMTADEQQQALEAARKLARLPVYVDDNPKMGMDHIRSSARLLKGKGLCDALIIDYLQLCEVGSGQKNRNREQEVAEASRKAKIMAKELNIPVILLCQLNRDCEGRGDHRPALSDLRESGAIEQDADLVMLLYRPAVYGIPTERKSKYPSEGLGVIIVAKNRNGETGDVYFGHNASMTKIGEYVPPLEWMMRNAK; this is encoded by the coding sequence ATGGCTGAAATTCTGAACCCCCACGATGCCGACCTGGAAGAAGTCGTCCTCGGCGCCTGCCTGCTGGAAACGGCAGCCATGGCGCTCGTGGCCGACAAGCTCCGCGCCGAGATGTTCTACGAACAGAACAATTGCGAGATATTCTCCGCCCTGCTGGCTATGTACCATACGGGCCGGTCCATTGACATCATCACCGTGAAGAACGAACTTGCCGCCCGTGGCAAACTGGAAGCCGTGGGCGGGCCGTTCCGGCTGACGCAACTGACTTCGCGCGTAGCTTCTTCCGCCCATCTGGAGCAGCATGCCGCCATCCTGCGCGGGATGTACGTGCGGCGCGAGGCTATTATCGGCATGCATCGTCTGCTGGCTGCCGCTTCCGATGAGACGATAGACATATCCGACACGCTGGTGGAACTGCATAACCTTGCCGACCATCTGGAAGGTGAGGCGGCCTTTGCCGATTATCTGCGTGATATGGACCGGCTGATGCTGGATACGCTGAAACTGATGGATGCCCGCGTGGCAAACAACCTGAACGGCGTTACGGGCATCCCTACGGGACTTGCCGAGTTGGATCGCCTGACGGCGGGTTGGCAGCCAGGAGAACTGGTTATTATTGCCGCCCGTCCGTCGGTGGGCAAGACGGCTTTCGGATTGCATCTGGCACTAACGGCAGGGCTTGCGGGCAGGCATGTGGTGGTTTATAGCCTTGAGATGCAGGGCGAGCAACTGGGCGACCGCTGGATAACGGCTGCTGCCGCCGACATCAATGCCAGCCACATGCGCACGGGACTGATGACTGCCGACGAGCAGCAGCAGGCTTTGGAGGCTGCACGCAAGTTGGCACGCCTGCCTGTTTATGTGGATGACAATCCGAAGATGGGAATGGATCATATCCGCTCTTCAGCGCGGCTGTTGAAGGGCAAAGGATTGTGCGACGCCCTTATCATCGACTATCTGCAACTTTGCGAGGTGGGTTCCGGGCAGAAAAACCGCAACCGCGAACAGGAAGTGGCGGAAGCGAGCCGCAAGGCGAAGATAATGGCGAAGGAGCTGAATATACCGGTGATTCTGCTCTGCCAGTTGAACCGTGACTGTGAAGGACGCGGCGATCACCGGCCCGCACTGAGTGATTTGCGTGAGAGCGGTGCGATAGAACAGGATGCGGACCTGGTGATGTTGCTGTATCGTCCGGCTGTTTATGGGATACCGACGGAGCGCAAGAGTAAATATCCCTCGGAGGGGCTGGGTGTGATTATTGTGGCGAAAAACCGTAATGGGGAGACGGGGGATGTGTACTTCGGGCATAATGCCAGTATGACGAAGATAGGGGAGTATGTGCCGCCGCTGGAGTGGATGATGAGGAATGCGAAATAG
- a CDS encoding HU family DNA-binding protein, whose translation MDVLVERFQRRKIVSDKDSPMLFYLRQKPRSAGTVDIDTLAASIQKNCAMTKGDVKHVIEALVEEIQGTLVNGDKVKLNQFGIFHMTFRCSGVEKMEDCKVRNIKRVHIRFTPDKGLRLVNGTVAATRSPANVSFALDKKEDEDGSSSGGQGGGNSGGGGGLDENPLG comes from the coding sequence ATGGATGTACTTGTAGAACGCTTTCAGCGTAGAAAAATCGTGAGTGATAAAGATTCTCCGATGTTGTTTTATCTTCGTCAGAAACCCCGCTCTGCCGGCACGGTGGATATCGACACCCTTGCCGCCAGTATTCAGAAGAATTGTGCTATGACCAAAGGTGACGTAAAACACGTGATCGAGGCTCTGGTAGAAGAAATTCAAGGGACACTTGTCAATGGAGACAAGGTGAAACTGAATCAATTCGGGATATTTCACATGACGTTCCGTTGTTCGGGCGTGGAGAAAATGGAGGATTGTAAGGTAAGGAATATCAAACGGGTGCATATCCGTTTCACACCGGACAAGGGGTTGCGGCTGGTGAACGGAACCGTGGCGGCAACCCGAAGTCCGGCCAATGTATCCTTTGCCCTGGATAAAAAGGAGGATGAAGACGGTTCCTCCTCCGGTGGTCAGGGAGGTGGTAATTCCGGCGGAGGCGGTGGTCTGGATGAAAACCCGCTGGGGTAA
- a CDS encoding smalltalk protein, protein MKKKLTWDAVLKIVIALASAVLGAFSAHAMTGK, encoded by the coding sequence ATGAAAAAGAAATTGACTTGGGATGCGGTGTTGAAGATTGTGATTGCTCTGGCTTCGGCTGTGTTGGGAGCGTTTAGCGCGCATGCGATGACAGGGAAATGA
- a CDS encoding N-acetylmuramoyl-L-alanine amidase has translation MRKIDLIVIHCSATRADRCYTEYDLTTDHLRRGFSGAGYHYYIRKNGDIKNLRPVEKPGAHARGYNAHSISVCYEGGLDVNGRASDTRTDLQKHSLRVLVMLLLRDYPGSRLAGHRDLSPDLNSNGEIEPEEWVKECPCFNAETILQETPVNPDYFI, from the coding sequence ATGAGAAAAATTGATTTAATCGTCATTCATTGCAGCGCCACCCGCGCTGACCGTTGCTATACGGAATATGACTTAACCACAGACCACCTGCGCCGGGGATTCTCCGGCGCAGGTTATCATTATTATATAAGGAAGAACGGGGATATCAAAAATCTTCGCCCGGTTGAAAAGCCCGGTGCGCATGCCCGGGGATACAACGCTCACTCGATTAGTGTGTGCTATGAAGGCGGGCTGGATGTGAATGGCCGGGCTTCTGATACAAGAACAGATTTACAGAAACACTCTCTTCGTGTATTGGTGATGTTGTTGTTGAGGGATTATCCGGGTTCTCGGCTGGCAGGTCATCGTGACCTTAGTCCTGACCTGAACAGCAACGGCGAAATAGAACCGGAAGAGTGGGTCAAGGAGTGTCCATGTTTCAATGCTGAGACTATTTTGCAGGAAACGCCCGTCAATCCGGACTATTTTATATAA